Proteins encoded by one window of Streptococcus suis S735:
- a CDS encoding glyoxalase/bleomycin resistance/extradiol dioxygenase family protein has translation MIQSIGQVMLYVNDIEASAQFWKEKMGFERVEKQVQGPQTSYIIAPKSDSEVQFVLHDKAEVAEMEPELNLGTPSILMTSVDVAKTYEELVERGVTTNPVMDLGFMKVISFADNDGNYYAIREVK, from the coding sequence ATGATTCAATCAATCGGACAAGTTATGTTATATGTGAATGATATTGAGGCTTCAGCTCAATTTTGGAAAGAGAAAATGGGATTTGAACGTGTAGAAAAACAAGTGCAAGGCCCCCAAACTTCTTACATTATTGCACCTAAATCAGATAGTGAGGTACAATTTGTACTTCATGATAAGGCGGAGGTTGCTGAGATGGAGCCAGAATTAAACTTAGGTACACCATCAATCTTAATGACATCAGTAGATGTAGCCAAAACTTACGAAGAACTTGTTGAACGTGGTGTCACAACGAATCCAGTCATGGACCTTGGTTTCATGAAGGTAATTAGCTTTGCAGACAATGATGGAAATTATTACGCAATTCGTGAGGTAAAGTAA